A single region of the Podospora pseudopauciseta strain CBS 411.78 chromosome 1, whole genome shotgun sequence genome encodes:
- the KIP2 gene encoding Kinesin-like protein kip2 (COG:Z; EggNog:ENOG503NTW8; BUSCO:EOG092631IR), translated as MTTLPRPSRPSNAPPQIALPALPVGKTRKSMGGLAVPPTRSTPASPKALRTPSSNLLPPATPAPSGALPTPRTASGYNATGKTLRKTVSISAFPHPPRGDGRISSLPPSPLSAGLSRKVKTPTTPTYQFSNGSSSFLAGAGDQKSVSRTGGTRNSDGLISVSSPPQSRSSSAQDSYSTSATQYEDATDAASRSDASPGKPASKFDGKGNVVVSVRVRPDAAGNDQTPDGEWMVEGRKSLISYRGKEGGDYIYDNVFTTHDDNAKVYDHCAKRLVRRVMEGYHGTVFAYGMTGTGKTFSMQGTASSPGVIPLAITDIFSYIRETPSREFLLRVSYLEIYNEKIHDLLSMSTNNGPGANQQQEEIKLREDSKRGVYASPLKEEIVQSPTQLLRVIARGDQARRTASTQFNARSSRSHAVVQIVVESRERVPGSAAGDSKRQALPPGGVRVSTLSLIDLAGSEKAAESKERRQEGSHINKSLLTLGTVIAKLSEQKADGKSADKDGKHLPYRDSKLTRLLQGALSGNSLVSILCTIQIGAPASATSANTHNNETLNTLKFASRAKNSIVSHAKRAEESLGAGGDGGAKVLLERYRMEIAELRKELEAQAKSNSKKEAEIEKERDAEEERAREKEAELRHEEQMLEMQLARTALKERIDHLNRLILSSKSIGVNASGSFSSLGIHPRYSQGSIRSSMTISNGGKLSLERTASMTSSASTIGRKSSSHRSSGGAPEAVPLTEDDDSMGEYGDGTASLAAQNRALQADLVDKNRYIQTLEKRLLQARRASSSRASVGIATAGKGIMVGEDHSVSALLKEKDAEIAELRARLDDKDRMLTALRSAARSRDNAERVESRSEARNSQILDSNPGPAPLGSPPAPNSLVRQVSQLRKQTKNVDEMSKMLDEMLHERVESGQVVRGNRGSLRVVGPEREPRERGSLLKELVPSPPPTMPLPSPQILTQSPSLPPSMPQPSPPLGAGPSGSQPPIQLQLLSKQRTSLSQEPSKAVAMEV; from the exons ATGACAACCCTCCCAAGGCCATCGCGGCCTTCGAACGCACCTCCTCAAATTGCCCTACCAGCGCTTCCCGTTGGAAAAACACGAAAAAGCATGGGTGGACTAGCAGTTCCACCGACCAGGTCTacaccagcatcaccaaaaGCCCTTCGAACACCGTCCTCGAATCTCCTTCCGCCTGCCACTCCAGCCCCTTCCGGAGCCTTACCTACACCCAGAACCGCCTCAGGATACAATGCGACGGGCAAGACACTTAGGAAAACAGTCAGCATCAGCGCTTTCCCGCACCCCCCTCGCGGAGATGGTCGAATATCCAGCCTCCCACCGAGCCCACTATCCGCCGGCCTTTCGCGCAAGGTCAAGACGCCTACGACACCGACCTATCAGTTTTCTAACGGATCCTCGAGTTTTCTTGCGGGAGCAGGCGACCAGAAATCAGTCTCGCGAACAGGAGGGACGAGGAATTCGGACGGACTGATTAGTGTGTCTTCACCGCCCCAGAGCCGCAGTTCCTCTGCGCAGGACTCGTATTCTACTTCTGCCACCCAGTACGAAGATGCCACCGATGCCGCATCCAGGTCAGATGCTTCCCCCGGAAAACCTGCCTCCAAGTTTGATGGCAAGGGAAACGTCGTGGTCAGTGTCAGAGTCCGGCCAGATGCTGCCGGCAATGACCAGACGCCAGATGGGGAgtggatggtggagggaAGAAAATCGTTGATCTCATACCGCGGcaaggaagggggagattaTATCTATG ATAACGTCTTTACGACACACGACGACAACGCCAAAGTCTACGACCACTGCGCGAAACGTTTGGTACGAAGAGTAATGGAGGGCTACCACGGGACAGTATTCGCCTACGGCATGACGGGCACTGGAAAAACCTTCTCGATGCAGGGAACTGCGTCATCCCCGGGTGTAATACCTCTCGCTATTACCGACATCTTCTCCTACATTCGCGAAACCCCGTCCCGAGAGTTCTTGCTCCGCGTCAGCTACCTGGAAATCTACAACGAGAAAATCCACGACCTGCTGAGCATgtccaccaacaacggccCCGGCGCTAACCAGCAGCAGGAAGAGATCAAGCTACGTGAGGACAGCAAGAGGGGGGTTTATGCGAGCCCTCTCAAGGAGGAAATTGTGCAGAGTCCGACGCAGCTTCTGCGTGTGATTGCCCGTGGCGACCAGGCTCGTAGGACAGCAAGCACCCAATTCAACGCCAGGAGTTCCCGGAGTCACGCCGTGGTGCAGATTGTGGTGGAAAGCAGAGAGAGGGTCCCCGGAAGTGCTGCGGGGGATAGCAAACGCCAAGCGCTTCCGCCCGGTGGCGTCCGGGTGTCGACATTAAGTTTGATCGACTTGGCTGGTTCTGAGAAGGCGGCCGAGTCCAAGGAGAGGCGTCAAGAAGGGTCCCACATCAACAAAAGCTTACTCACTCTCGGAACGGTCATCGCCAAGCTCTCTGAGCAAAAGGCCGATGGCAAATCCGCCGACAAGGATGGGAAACACTTGCCGTACCGCGACAGCAAACTGACCAGATTACTCCAGGGCGCGCTGTCCGGTAACTCGTTGGTTAGCATTCTCTGCACAATTCAAATCGGCGCTCCTGCAAGCGCAACATCAGCAAACACGCACAACAACGAAACCCTCAACACATTAAAGTTTGCCTCTCGTGCCAAAAACAGCATTGTCAGCCACGCCAAGCGTGCCGAGGAGTCTTTGGGCGCTGGTGGCGACGGAGGCGCAAAGGTACTTTTGGAGCGGTACAGAATGGAGATTGCCGAGCTTCGAAAGGAGCTCGAAGCCCAAGCAAAGTCCAACAgcaagaaggaggccgagattgagaaggagagggacgccgaggaggaaagggCTCGTGAGAAGGAAGCCGAGTTGCGGCATGAAGAGCAGATGCTCGAAATGCAGCTTGCTAGAACCGCGCTGAAGGAGAGGATAGATCACCTCAACCGCCTCATACTCAGTTCAAAATCGATAGGGGTCAATGCGAGCGGGTCCTTCAGCTCGTTGGGCATTCATCCTCGATACTCGCAAGGTTCCATCCGGTCGTCGATGACTATCTCTAATGGAGGCAAGCTCAGCCTGGAGAGGACAGCGTCCATGACATCTAGTGCTTCAACAATTGGACGGAAGTCGAGTAGTCATCGGTCGTCTGGCGGTGCACCAGAAGCGGTACCACTGACAGAAGACGATGACAGCATGGGGGAGTACGGCGACGGGACGGCATCACTTGCCGCTCAGAACCGAGCCCTCCAAGCGGATCTTGTCGACAAGAACCGCTACATCCAAACGCTAGAGAAAAGATTGCTGCAAGCCCGCCGCGCGAGCTCCTCTCGGGCGTCGGTCGGCATTGCAACAGCAGGGAAGGGCATCATGGTTGGCGAGGACCATAGTGTGTCCGCTCttctcaaggagaaggatgccGAAATCGCGGAGCTCCGTGCCCGCCTCGACGACAAGGACCGGATGTTGACTGCGCTGCGGAGCGCGGCCAGGTCAAGAGACAATGCGGAACGAGTCGAATCCCGGTCAGAGGCCCGCAACTCGCAAATTCTCGACAGCAACCCAGGGCCAGCACCGCTCGGCAGCCCGCCTGCCCCCAACTCGCTAGTTAGACAAGTCTCGCAGCTTCGGAAGCAGACGAAGAATGTCGATGAGATGAGCAAGATGCTCGACGAGATGCTTCACGAAAGGGTGGAGAGCGGGCAGGTTGTCAGGGGAAATCGGGGGAGCCTCAGGGTGGTTGGTCCAGAGAGGGAgccgagggagagggggtcgTTGCTTAAGGAGTTGGTCCCTTCGCCACCGCCGACGATGCCATTACCTTCGCCGCAGATTCTCACGCAGAGCCCATCGCTTCCACCATCGATGCCACAACCTTCTCCACCACTGGGCGCGGGGCCATCTGGATCCCAGCCACCGATTCAGTTACAGTTGTTGTCCAAGCAGAGGACCTCGTTAAGCCAGGAGCCGAGCAAAGCAGTTGCGATGGAGGTGTAG